One stretch of Jiangella gansuensis DSM 44835 DNA includes these proteins:
- a CDS encoding TIGR03086 family metal-binding protein, translating to MIGPHAAHARSVQLTVDAVSAVSPGQLTLKTPCSEWNLTQLLDHMTVQNLGFAAAANGAGADDALWATGAHRDDPTADYLASAAAVSDAFAPADVLDRQLWLPELSREQAFSGAQAITMHTVDSVLHAWDVARSIGRNLDPDPELVEFTLGIGHQVPDGDDRRQPGAHFGPRAQIPAGASAWDQTLALFGRSPDWSA from the coding sequence ATGATCGGTCCGCATGCCGCCCACGCCCGCTCAGTCCAGCTCACCGTCGACGCCGTCAGCGCCGTCTCCCCTGGTCAGCTCACCCTGAAGACCCCCTGCTCCGAGTGGAACCTGACCCAACTCCTGGACCACATGACCGTGCAGAACCTCGGGTTCGCCGCCGCGGCGAACGGCGCCGGCGCCGACGACGCGCTGTGGGCCACCGGGGCGCACCGCGACGACCCGACGGCCGACTACCTCGCCTCCGCCGCCGCCGTCAGCGACGCGTTCGCGCCCGCCGACGTGCTCGACCGTCAGCTGTGGCTGCCGGAGCTCTCCCGCGAGCAGGCCTTCAGCGGCGCACAGGCGATCACCATGCACACCGTCGACTCCGTCCTGCACGCGTGGGACGTCGCCCGCTCGATCGGCCGGAACCTCGACCCCGACCCGGAACTGGTCGAGTTCACCCTGGGCATCGGGCACCAGGTCCCCGACGGCGACGACCGTCGCCAGCCCGGCGCTCACTTCGGCCCGCGGGCGCAGATCCCCGCCGGTGCCTCGGCCTGGGACCAGACACTGGCGCTGTTCGGCCGCTCGCCGGACTGGTCCGCGTGA
- a CDS encoding MFS transporter — translation MSGGSLLAHRDFRLLLLGQTTSQFGAQVSGVAIPLLAVLTLDASAFEVGLITAASTVAFAVIGLPAGAWLDRLPRRPVLVVSDLARALLLATIPLAAVTGVLTITQLVVVALVSGVCRVFFDVGYQAYVPSVIGRDRVLAGNSAMETMRASGQFVGPGLGGWLVAVAGAANVVLVQAVTFAVSAASIAAIRHREPAITRPAHRTSMRRDIREGLAFVLRHPALRAVAVASALSNLAFALASAVTFVFLARTLGLSPTVIGLVVAGGSVTVMAGAALTPWLARTVGSARIVWLSLLVTGPFTLLLPLAHPGWTAVAFTVAGMAAGELGQIVYAITSLSLRQRLCPDRLLGRVTATMRFLIMAAFPLGALAGGVLGDTLGLRPALWVCGVVVLLAPAPLVLALRRYRDVEDVPDHHHQPPAAA, via the coding sequence GTGTCCGGTGGTTCCCTACTCGCTCATCGCGATTTCCGCCTACTTCTTCTCGGCCAGACCACGAGCCAGTTCGGCGCTCAGGTCAGTGGCGTCGCGATCCCGTTACTCGCGGTCCTCACACTCGACGCGTCCGCATTCGAGGTCGGCCTGATCACGGCCGCGTCGACTGTCGCGTTCGCCGTCATCGGATTGCCGGCCGGAGCGTGGCTGGACCGGCTGCCACGCCGGCCGGTACTGGTCGTCAGCGATCTCGCCCGGGCGCTGCTGCTGGCGACCATCCCGCTGGCCGCCGTCACGGGGGTGCTCACCATCACCCAACTCGTCGTCGTCGCGCTGGTCAGTGGCGTCTGCCGGGTCTTCTTCGACGTGGGATACCAGGCGTACGTGCCGTCGGTGATCGGCCGCGACCGGGTGCTGGCCGGGAACTCGGCGATGGAGACCATGCGGGCGTCCGGCCAGTTCGTCGGCCCCGGTCTCGGCGGCTGGCTGGTCGCCGTCGCCGGAGCGGCGAACGTGGTCCTGGTGCAGGCGGTCACGTTCGCCGTCTCGGCGGCGTCGATCGCGGCGATCCGCCACCGCGAGCCCGCCATCACACGGCCGGCACACCGAACGTCCATGCGTCGCGACATCCGGGAGGGCCTGGCGTTCGTGCTGCGGCACCCGGCGCTGCGGGCGGTGGCGGTGGCGAGCGCCCTGTCGAACCTCGCCTTCGCGCTGGCCTCGGCGGTGACGTTCGTGTTCCTCGCCCGCACGCTGGGGTTGTCCCCGACGGTGATCGGGCTGGTGGTCGCGGGCGGATCGGTGACCGTCATGGCCGGAGCGGCGTTGACCCCGTGGCTGGCCCGGACGGTCGGGAGCGCGCGCATCGTGTGGCTGTCGCTGCTGGTGACCGGGCCGTTCACGCTGCTACTGCCGCTCGCGCATCCCGGGTGGACCGCGGTGGCGTTCACCGTCGCCGGCATGGCGGCGGGGGAACTCGGGCAGATCGTGTACGCGATCACCAGCCTGAGCCTGCGCCAGCGGCTGTGCCCGGACCGGTTGCTGGGCCGGGTGACCGCGACCATGCGGTTCCTCATCATGGCCGCGTTCCCTCTCGGCGCGCTGGCCGGCGGGGTCCTGGGTGACACCCTGGGACTGCGCCCGGCGCTGTGGGTGTGCGGTGTCGTCGTCCTGTTGGCTCCGGCACCGCTGGTCCTCGCGCTGCGCCGGTACCGAGACGTCGAGGACGTCCCCGATCATCATCATCAACCGCCGGCCGCGGCATAG
- a CDS encoding nuclear transport factor 2 family protein → MSDLQAIADRVEIEALRGEFTDAGMMRDYDRFASLFTPDGTWRMPHIDVEFVGRADIRAGIERMRALWDYFVQTVHPGTVLLDGDTAAGRTYVAEFGNLRDHGSHLNYAVYHDRYHRTSDGWRFAERVYEITYMDTTPLTGSAPQPTERTHRGAAR, encoded by the coding sequence TTGAGCGACCTTCAGGCTATCGCCGACCGCGTCGAGATCGAGGCGCTGCGCGGCGAGTTCACCGACGCGGGGATGATGCGCGACTACGACCGGTTCGCGTCGTTGTTCACCCCCGACGGCACGTGGCGGATGCCGCACATCGACGTCGAGTTCGTCGGCCGGGCCGACATCCGGGCCGGGATCGAACGGATGCGGGCTCTGTGGGACTACTTCGTGCAGACCGTGCACCCGGGCACGGTCCTGCTCGACGGCGACACCGCGGCCGGCCGCACCTATGTCGCGGAGTTCGGGAACCTGCGCGACCACGGGTCGCACCTGAACTACGCCGTCTACCACGACCGCTACCACCGCACCTCGGACGGCTGGCGGTTCGCCGAGCGCGTCTACGAGATCACGTACATGGACACCACGCCGCTGACCGGCTCCGCGCCGCAGCCCACAGAGCGGACCCACCGAGGAGCGGCCCGATGA
- the sigJ gene encoding RNA polymerase sigma factor SigJ: protein MTNRSEPHDTPAQGRPDPGLDAVMRERRQLINLAYRLLGSLADAEDVVQETYVRWYALTPQQQDAIASPGGWLTTVASRLCLDLLGSARARRERYVGEWIPEPLPEGTEWLDGGAGGRTGDPADRVTLDESVSMAFLVMLEAMTPAERVAFVLHDVFRYPFADVARIVGRTPAACRQLAASARRRVRASQPLARPAARHADVVRTFKQAWEAKDIDALIGLLDPGATAIADGGGVVTAHLRPVTGSEKVARALVDIVLAAPDLTIVERTVNGQPGLVVQQDGVTGTVLAFDISGDRITHLWAVRNPAKLRPWTAS from the coding sequence ATGACCAACCGGTCCGAGCCGCACGACACGCCGGCGCAGGGGCGGCCCGACCCGGGCCTGGACGCGGTCATGCGCGAGCGGCGGCAGCTCATCAACCTCGCCTACCGGCTGCTGGGTTCGCTGGCCGACGCCGAGGACGTCGTACAGGAGACGTATGTCCGCTGGTACGCGCTGACGCCGCAGCAGCAGGACGCCATCGCCTCGCCCGGCGGGTGGCTGACGACGGTGGCCAGCCGCCTCTGCCTCGATCTGCTCGGCTCGGCGCGGGCCCGGCGGGAGCGCTACGTGGGCGAATGGATCCCCGAACCGCTGCCAGAAGGGACGGAGTGGCTGGACGGCGGCGCAGGTGGCCGTACGGGCGACCCGGCCGACCGTGTCACCCTCGACGAGTCGGTCAGCATGGCCTTCCTCGTCATGCTCGAGGCGATGACCCCGGCGGAGCGGGTCGCGTTCGTCCTCCACGACGTCTTCCGCTACCCGTTCGCGGACGTGGCGCGGATCGTCGGGCGCACACCGGCGGCCTGTCGCCAGCTGGCCGCGTCGGCGCGGCGGCGCGTCCGCGCATCGCAGCCGCTCGCGCGCCCGGCGGCCCGGCATGCCGACGTCGTCAGGACCTTCAAACAGGCGTGGGAAGCCAAGGACATCGACGCACTCATCGGTCTTCTCGACCCCGGGGCCACCGCGATCGCCGACGGCGGCGGCGTCGTCACCGCGCACCTGCGTCCGGTCACCGGCAGCGAGAAGGTCGCCCGCGCTCTGGTCGACATCGTCCTCGCCGCACCGGACCTGACCATCGTGGAGCGCACCGTCAACGGTCAGCCCGGCCTGGTAGTGCAGCAGGACGGCGTCACCGGGACGGTGCTCGCCTTCGACATCAGCGGCGACCGGATCACTCACCTGTGGGCCGTACGGAATCCGGCGAAGCTGCGCCCCTGGACGGCCTCCTGA
- a CDS encoding MarR family winged helix-turn-helix transcriptional regulator, translating to MGESRRPDLAAMLGPLGRALMGIEEPILARNGLSMWAYAVLVGLGDEPVRTQAALADAIGADRSRVIPVLDELQERGLITRRPDPSDRRVRLVAITPAGRRVRERTRAEVQRAEGELLDQLPPADRQAFLRSLRVLSDAVRAPAG from the coding sequence ATGGGTGAGTCGCGGCGACCAGATCTGGCGGCCATGCTGGGCCCTCTTGGGCGCGCCCTGATGGGCATCGAGGAGCCGATCCTGGCCCGGAACGGCCTGAGCATGTGGGCCTACGCGGTCCTGGTCGGCCTCGGCGACGAACCGGTCCGCACCCAGGCGGCACTGGCCGACGCCATCGGTGCGGACAGGTCGCGGGTGATCCCGGTGCTGGACGAGTTGCAGGAGCGAGGCCTGATCACCCGCCGCCCCGACCCGTCCGATCGCCGGGTGCGGCTGGTGGCCATCACTCCCGCGGGGCGGCGGGTGCGAGAGCGTACGCGGGCCGAGGTGCAGCGCGCCGAGGGCGAGCTCCTCGATCAGCTGCCGCCCGCTGACCGGCAGGCGTTCCTGCGATCGCTGCGGGTGCTCTCCGACGCGGTCAGGGCGCCCGCGGGATGA
- a CDS encoding mechanosensitive ion channel family protein — MDISESWNNALDDVITFLPKFAAFLVILFIGWLVAKGLRKLVDVVLERVGFDRAVERGGVKRALERSKYDASSLIAALVYYAVLLIALQMAFGVFGPNPVSDLLSDIVAWLPQAIVAVVIVVVATAVATALADLVGSALSGLSYGRLVARIVQVFVIALGVIAALNQIGVATSVTTPVLIAVLATVAGVVIVGVGGGMLRPMEQRWERWLRRAEQEIPEARAQDEAYQRGREDTLRTHAETPSSQTPSASATPSDAPLGSEEAGRRPYSPLEDYP, encoded by the coding sequence ATGGACATCTCGGAATCGTGGAACAACGCCCTCGACGACGTGATCACGTTCCTGCCCAAGTTCGCCGCGTTCCTGGTGATCCTGTTCATCGGCTGGCTGGTCGCGAAAGGACTGCGCAAGCTGGTCGACGTCGTACTGGAGCGAGTTGGATTCGACCGCGCGGTAGAACGCGGTGGCGTCAAACGGGCACTCGAGCGGTCGAAGTACGACGCCAGCAGCCTGATCGCGGCGCTGGTCTACTACGCGGTGCTGCTGATCGCCCTCCAGATGGCCTTCGGGGTCTTCGGCCCCAACCCCGTCAGCGACCTGCTGTCGGACATCGTCGCCTGGCTGCCGCAAGCGATCGTCGCGGTCGTGATCGTGGTCGTGGCGACGGCGGTCGCCACCGCACTCGCCGACCTGGTGGGCAGTGCGCTCAGCGGTTTGAGCTACGGGCGGCTCGTCGCCCGCATCGTGCAGGTCTTCGTCATCGCTCTCGGTGTGATCGCGGCGCTGAACCAGATCGGTGTCGCCACCTCGGTGACGACGCCAGTGCTCATCGCCGTCCTGGCCACCGTCGCCGGTGTCGTGATCGTCGGCGTCGGGGGCGGCATGTTGCGGCCCATGGAGCAACGCTGGGAGCGCTGGCTGCGGCGCGCCGAACAGGAGATCCCGGAGGCACGGGCCCAGGACGAGGCGTATCAGCGAGGTCGCGAGGACACGCTGCGCACCCATGCGGAGACGCCGTCGTCGCAGACACCTTCGGCGAGCGCGACCCCGTCCGACGCGCCGCTCGGCTCGGAAGAAGCAGGACGGCGCCCGTATTCGCCGCTGGAGGACTATCCGTAG
- a CDS encoding DUF6401 family natural product biosynthesis protein: MNWFAPRRRTTAARRELASLADRLGIAAGGDLPAGVVAEIDQHAAAVRDILVFSGAGVGPVELAEYARGVEDVALEQGRSPGPLDRQAPDWVSLRLAAVCALATAGSAMASVADGDIDPLMYP; encoded by the coding sequence ATGAACTGGTTCGCTCCCCGACGCAGAACGACAGCGGCCCGACGCGAGCTCGCCTCCCTCGCTGACCGCCTCGGCATCGCCGCCGGCGGCGACCTGCCGGCGGGCGTGGTCGCCGAGATCGACCAGCATGCCGCCGCCGTCCGCGACATCCTGGTGTTCAGCGGAGCTGGGGTCGGCCCCGTGGAACTGGCCGAGTATGCGCGTGGCGTCGAGGACGTCGCCCTGGAGCAGGGACGCTCGCCGGGCCCGCTGGACCGGCAGGCGCCGGACTGGGTATCGCTGCGCCTCGCGGCCGTGTGTGCGCTGGCCACGGCCGGTTCGGCCATGGCCAGCGTCGCGGACGGTGACATCGATCCGTTGATGTACCCCTGA
- a CDS encoding class I SAM-dependent methyltransferase: MDSNVDEQTPEHFWEARYADTNADTGRVWSGRVNQVLADVAAALPAGTALDLGCGEGSDAIWLALRGWSVTAVDISSTAIARAREAAAQAGVADGRIRWQARDLASWGDPGRYDLVSASFFHSPVELPRPEILSRAAGLVGPGGRMLILSHGDFPPWARDHDGHELPDHRFLTPDEEVDQLGLDPGEWDVEIAETRPRAATGPDGQHAVLDDVVVLLRRH; this comes from the coding sequence ATGGACAGCAACGTAGATGAACAGACGCCGGAGCACTTCTGGGAAGCCCGGTACGCCGACACCAACGCCGATACGGGCCGGGTCTGGTCGGGGCGGGTGAATCAGGTCCTCGCCGACGTCGCCGCCGCGCTGCCCGCCGGGACGGCGCTGGACCTCGGCTGTGGCGAAGGCAGCGACGCGATCTGGCTGGCGCTTCGAGGCTGGTCGGTCACTGCTGTCGACATCTCGTCGACCGCGATCGCCAGGGCCAGGGAGGCGGCGGCGCAGGCGGGTGTCGCGGACGGGCGCATCCGGTGGCAGGCGCGTGACCTCGCCTCCTGGGGCGACCCCGGCCGGTACGACCTCGTGTCGGCCTCCTTCTTCCATTCGCCGGTCGAACTGCCGCGGCCGGAGATCCTGTCCCGGGCGGCCGGCCTGGTCGGCCCGGGCGGGCGGATGCTGATCCTCTCGCACGGCGACTTCCCGCCGTGGGCGCGAGACCATGACGGCCACGAACTGCCCGACCACCGCTTCCTCACGCCGGACGAGGAGGTCGACCAGCTCGGGCTCGACCCGGGGGAGTGGGACGTGGAGATCGCCGAGACCCGGCCGCGGGCCGCTACCGGCCCGGACGGCCAGCACGCCGTCCTCGACGACGTCGTGGTGCTGCTGCGCCGGCACTGA
- a CDS encoding DoxX family protein, which translates to MNVFLWIVAAVLAALFLASGVMKLSRSKAQLAAVGQTWTEDFSTGAIKLIGVAEVLAAVGLLLPPALGVAPVLAPVAALGLVLLMLGAAVTHGRRKEMPPIAVNLVLITLALVVVWGRFGPHSIA; encoded by the coding sequence ATGAACGTGTTCCTTTGGATCGTCGCCGCGGTGCTCGCCGCGCTCTTCCTGGCCTCCGGGGTCATGAAGCTCTCACGTTCCAAGGCTCAGCTCGCCGCCGTCGGCCAGACGTGGACCGAGGACTTCAGCACCGGGGCGATCAAGCTGATCGGCGTCGCGGAGGTGCTGGCCGCGGTCGGGCTCCTCCTGCCGCCGGCCCTCGGCGTCGCGCCGGTCCTCGCGCCGGTCGCGGCGCTCGGCCTGGTCCTGCTGATGCTCGGCGCCGCAGTGACGCACGGACGGCGCAAGGAGATGCCGCCGATCGCGGTCAACCTGGTCCTGATCACCCTGGCGCTCGTCGTGGTGTGGGGCCGCTTCGGACCCCACTCCATCGCCTGA
- a CDS encoding alpha-L-rhamnosidase, producing MVELSHPAESLSRRRFLQATAAGVTGLAATGSGFGAAARAATAAGTEPVSVGGLSVAGRFDRLLGMDDRMPLLAWRLDTGVQDAYQIRAASSADRLADPDLWDTGWVRSAGSAGVPYGGSEVTARQPVVWQVRVRDAEGEVSGWSAPSTWELGLLDPSDWDPAVWIEHPARTDADPLPIFARPFTVDADRAVGRARLYVAGLGVYVATVNGREVTEDVLCPGNSNPQQSVEAGTYDVTALLAPGANTLAVRLGNGITNVVEIENPAVGREDVYTKFRSEIADPTTLTAPATAGATTVTVAAVDGFAVGATVNIDTGAGGADLECRIITSAEPAGTDLLTVGFAEPLTKPHAAGATVTRSGTANETTTAISPRVLARLEIAYTDGSSETIVTDPSWRCALGPTVTDNWYSGSDYDARREQPGWELPGADLTESATRRDGTPTGWVPAGIAPPPSLATRLTWRRGEPVRIVDTVAPVGITEPAPGTWIFDFGQNSAALFELRVDGAVPAGTVIKVQPSESLSADGTVDAGSMGSDDDIFDTYTTAGDPGGETWRPQFVHHGFQYLQVTGLPPEYEPTPETLTALHTRAATAVSGDVSTSSELVDRLHRMSRYSIASNMQSIFTDCPNREKLGWLADMIQSIQAIDRNFEMSAYLTHMQQVMREAQLVAGPDAGLVPAHTPEFPIFDGQWAMYRDDINWGSAIVLTPWWLWQRHGDTATMDRYYAAMVAYHDYVRTTQAGADGVGEHLVDGPLKDWVASDESTPGLLVGTYGYYLMTDRLAQMAAALGKGSDADRFAALAADIADAFNGRFFNDALRTYTNDGNAGTIGTQAANALALDAGLVPPGARRQVVESLVERIYAYHPNGGGPHLSGGTISLGPTFRSLNAAGRDDVIWELLHETTRPSYGAFLQPSVFNPHGMTTVPEHWYAPERNSSLNHIILLQIDEWFSTGLAGIQHVPGAVAYEQVVVKPRVVGTAALPLTHVDGYFDGPRGRIRSAWSIPEQGSRDLSLDVTIPGNTAAHIHVPAVRPTTVYVNGRPARASREVTFEKFADGYAIYSAGPGRYRFTSQLP from the coding sequence ATGGTCGAGTTGTCACATCCTGCGGAGAGCCTGTCGCGGCGCCGCTTCCTGCAGGCCACGGCAGCCGGTGTGACCGGCCTGGCCGCGACCGGCTCCGGCTTCGGCGCGGCCGCCCGGGCGGCGACGGCGGCTGGGACCGAGCCGGTGTCCGTCGGCGGGTTGTCGGTGGCGGGCCGGTTCGACCGGCTGCTCGGGATGGACGACCGGATGCCCCTGCTGGCGTGGCGGCTGGACACCGGGGTCCAGGACGCCTACCAGATCCGGGCCGCGAGCAGCGCCGACCGGCTGGCCGACCCGGACCTGTGGGACACCGGGTGGGTGCGCTCGGCCGGCTCCGCCGGGGTGCCCTACGGCGGGAGCGAGGTGACAGCGCGCCAGCCGGTCGTCTGGCAGGTGCGCGTGCGGGACGCCGAGGGTGAGGTGTCGGGCTGGAGCGCACCCTCCACCTGGGAGCTGGGGCTGCTCGACCCGTCCGACTGGGACCCGGCGGTGTGGATCGAGCATCCCGCCAGGACCGACGCCGACCCGTTGCCGATCTTCGCCCGGCCCTTCACCGTGGACGCTGACCGGGCCGTCGGCCGGGCCAGGCTCTACGTCGCCGGCCTCGGCGTGTATGTCGCGACGGTGAACGGCCGCGAGGTCACCGAGGACGTGCTGTGCCCGGGCAACTCCAACCCGCAGCAGTCGGTCGAGGCCGGCACGTACGACGTCACCGCGTTGCTGGCGCCGGGCGCGAACACCCTGGCCGTCCGCCTGGGCAACGGCATCACCAACGTCGTCGAGATCGAGAATCCGGCGGTGGGCCGCGAGGACGTCTACACGAAGTTCCGGAGCGAGATCGCCGATCCGACGACGTTGACGGCACCGGCCACCGCCGGAGCCACGACGGTGACGGTCGCCGCCGTCGACGGGTTCGCCGTCGGCGCGACCGTGAACATCGACACCGGCGCGGGCGGCGCGGACCTCGAGTGCCGGATCATCACCTCGGCCGAGCCGGCCGGCACGGACCTGCTCACCGTCGGGTTCGCCGAGCCGTTGACGAAACCGCACGCTGCCGGCGCGACCGTCACCCGCTCGGGCACCGCGAACGAGACCACGACGGCGATCTCCCCGCGGGTCCTGGCCCGGTTGGAGATCGCCTACACCGACGGCTCCAGCGAGACGATCGTGACCGACCCGAGCTGGCGGTGCGCCCTGGGCCCCACGGTCACGGACAACTGGTACTCCGGCTCCGACTACGACGCCCGCCGCGAGCAGCCGGGCTGGGAACTGCCGGGAGCGGACCTGACGGAGTCGGCCACCCGCAGGGACGGCACGCCCACCGGCTGGGTCCCGGCCGGCATCGCGCCGCCGCCGAGCCTGGCCACCCGGCTCACCTGGCGCCGCGGCGAACCCGTCCGGATCGTCGACACGGTGGCGCCGGTCGGGATCACCGAGCCCGCTCCGGGAACCTGGATCTTCGACTTCGGCCAGAACTCCGCCGCGCTGTTCGAACTGCGCGTCGACGGGGCCGTCCCGGCCGGCACGGTGATCAAGGTGCAGCCGTCGGAGTCGCTGAGCGCCGACGGCACGGTCGACGCCGGCAGTATGGGCTCCGACGACGACATTTTCGACACGTACACCACCGCCGGCGACCCCGGCGGCGAGACGTGGCGGCCGCAGTTCGTCCACCACGGCTTCCAGTACCTCCAGGTCACCGGTCTGCCGCCGGAGTACGAGCCGACCCCGGAGACGCTCACGGCCCTGCACACGCGCGCCGCCACGGCCGTATCCGGGGACGTCTCCACTTCCAGCGAACTGGTCGACCGGTTGCATCGGATGAGCCGGTACTCGATCGCCAGCAACATGCAGTCGATCTTCACCGACTGTCCCAACCGGGAGAAGCTCGGCTGGCTCGCCGACATGATCCAGTCGATCCAGGCCATCGACCGCAACTTCGAGATGTCGGCGTACCTGACCCACATGCAGCAGGTGATGCGCGAAGCGCAGCTCGTCGCCGGACCCGACGCCGGATTGGTGCCGGCGCACACGCCGGAGTTCCCGATCTTCGACGGCCAGTGGGCGATGTACCGCGACGACATCAACTGGGGCAGCGCGATCGTCCTGACCCCGTGGTGGCTCTGGCAGCGGCACGGCGACACGGCGACGATGGACCGCTACTACGCGGCCATGGTCGCGTACCACGACTACGTGCGTACGACGCAGGCCGGCGCGGACGGCGTCGGCGAGCACCTGGTCGACGGCCCGCTGAAGGACTGGGTGGCCAGCGACGAGAGCACTCCCGGCCTGCTGGTCGGGACGTACGGCTACTACCTCATGACCGACCGGCTGGCCCAGATGGCCGCGGCGCTGGGCAAGGGCAGCGACGCCGACCGGTTCGCGGCCCTGGCCGCGGACATCGCCGACGCGTTCAACGGACGCTTCTTCAACGACGCTCTCAGGACGTACACCAACGACGGCAACGCCGGCACCATCGGAACACAGGCGGCGAACGCCCTGGCTCTCGATGCCGGCCTGGTGCCTCCCGGTGCGCGGCGCCAGGTCGTGGAGAGCCTGGTGGAGCGGATCTATGCCTATCACCCCAACGGCGGCGGCCCGCACCTGAGCGGCGGCACCATCTCGCTGGGCCCGACCTTCCGCTCGCTCAACGCCGCCGGCCGCGACGACGTCATCTGGGAACTGCTGCACGAGACCACGCGGCCCAGTTACGGCGCGTTCCTGCAGCCGTCCGTGTTCAACCCGCACGGCATGACGACGGTCCCCGAACACTGGTACGCGCCGGAGCGGAACTCGTCGCTGAACCACATCATCCTGCTGCAGATCGACGAGTGGTTCAGCACTGGTCTCGCCGGCATCCAGCACGTGCCCGGAGCGGTCGCCTACGAGCAGGTGGTGGTGAAACCGCGCGTGGTCGGGACGGCGGCGCTGCCGCTCACGCACGTCGACGGCTACTTCGACGGGCCGCGCGGGCGGATCCGCAGCGCCTGGAGCATCCCGGAGCAGGGCAGCCGGGACCTCTCACTGGACGTGACGATCCCGGGCAACACCGCCGCCCACATTCACGTGCCGGCCGTGCGCCCGACCACGGTGTACGTCAACGGCCGCCCGGCGCGGGCCTCGCGGGAGGTCACCTTCGAGAAGTTCGCCGACGGCTACGCGATCTACTCCGCCGGGCCGGGGAGGTACCGGTTCACCTCGCAGTTGCCCTGA
- a CDS encoding N-acetylglucosamine-6-phosphate deacetylase: MTTFEGRAHGGDGVLRVEVAEGRITGVTRHAAADPSLPVLAPGLVDAQVNGYAGLDVNADDVSADTIAALTQRLAAAGVTTWVPTVITGSQERILHALDAVRQARAADERVHAAIPCAHVEGPFISPDDGARGVHDVEWIRPIDADEVARWQQAGPVGVVTVSPHLDGSAEQVRRIVRAGVTVSIGHTSADHAHIAAAVDAGATLATHLGNGIQPMLPRHPNPIWSLLADDRVTAGLIADGHHLPDETLVSMIRAKGDDGAYLVSDLTAIGGLTPGRHTTPVGGVVVLGEDLRLGHEETGLLAGAAATLTDGVRHLARVPAVGLARALRMASRVPARVTPGTRPGLGTLEVGAPADLLLLRPDDLAVDQVVVGGTPVPT, from the coding sequence GTGACGACGTTCGAAGGCCGCGCGCACGGCGGCGACGGCGTCCTGCGGGTGGAGGTCGCCGAGGGCCGCATCACCGGGGTGACCCGCCACGCGGCCGCGGACCCCTCCCTCCCGGTTCTCGCTCCCGGCCTCGTCGACGCGCAGGTCAACGGCTACGCGGGTCTCGACGTCAACGCCGACGACGTCAGCGCGGACACCATCGCTGCCCTCACCCAGCGTCTCGCGGCTGCCGGCGTGACGACGTGGGTGCCCACCGTCATCACCGGGTCGCAGGAGCGCATCCTGCACGCACTCGACGCCGTCCGTCAGGCCCGCGCGGCCGACGAGCGGGTGCACGCGGCGATTCCCTGCGCCCACGTCGAGGGACCGTTCATCTCGCCCGACGACGGCGCGCGCGGCGTGCACGACGTCGAATGGATCCGGCCGATCGACGCCGACGAGGTCGCCCGCTGGCAGCAGGCGGGGCCGGTCGGCGTCGTCACCGTCTCGCCGCACCTCGACGGGTCGGCCGAGCAGGTGCGCCGCATCGTCCGCGCGGGTGTCACCGTATCCATCGGGCACACCTCGGCCGATCACGCTCATATCGCGGCGGCGGTCGATGCGGGCGCCACCCTGGCGACCCATCTCGGCAACGGCATCCAGCCGATGCTTCCGCGGCACCCCAACCCGATCTGGTCGCTGCTCGCCGACGACCGTGTCACCGCCGGGCTCATCGCCGACGGCCACCATCTGCCCGACGAGACCCTGGTCTCGATGATCCGGGCCAAGGGCGACGACGGCGCCTACCTCGTCTCGGACCTCACGGCCATCGGCGGCCTCACACCGGGCCGGCACACCACGCCCGTGGGCGGCGTCGTCGTGCTCGGCGAGGACCTGCGGCTCGGCCACGAGGAGACCGGCCTGCTGGCCGGCGCGGCGGCGACGCTCACCGACGGCGTCCGGCACCTGGCCCGGGTCCCGGCCGTCGGGCTCGCCCGGGCGCTGCGGATGGCGTCGCGGGTGCCCGCCCGCGTCACCCCCGGCACCCGGCCGGGCCTCGGCACTCTCGAGGTCGGAGCACCGGCCGACCTCCTGCTGCTTCGCCCGGACGACCTCGCCGTCGACCAGGTGGTGGTGGGCGGCACGCCCGTGCCCACGTGA